A portion of the Chloroflexota bacterium genome contains these proteins:
- a CDS encoding GNAT family N-acetyltransferase, protein MSLKAQTLQAQIQFGLIELPRPLGDGLVLRTATLADVEPLAKFSGEVFGRDHFDENAAAFTREYITAHPAVGASNVFLVEDTVAHKIVSTMLLIPQTWSYAGIPFAVGRPEMVASDPNYRRRGLVREQFDTLHALSAAMGHQLQGITGIPYFYRQFGYEYALDLSGGKLLTFDAIPGLKAGEPEPYRLRAMTYDDLAFAQSLYARDCARSLVACPRTDAYWRYLLDVSPDSYCKCPFNIIENAEGRAVGYVVTTRELGMNAWYGTFEFAVIEGQSMRAVMPTVLRAMKVMALDEGKKQNKEIKGLYLNLGRAHPAYDAMPELPTRMRSVYGWYIRVTDVPAFIHHVAPALETNLQQSAFAGHTGEIKINEYRGGMRLILDKGSVRAETWQPIEHEADAGFPPRVFLQLLFGRHSMTELREVYPDAWAKDDAWFLLDALFPKRGSFVIPV, encoded by the coding sequence ATGAGTCTCAAAGCACAAACCTTGCAAGCCCAAATCCAATTCGGATTGATTGAACTGCCGCGTCCACTCGGCGACGGTTTGGTTCTACGCACGGCGACGCTTGCCGACGTTGAGCCGCTCGCCAAGTTCAGCGGCGAAGTGTTTGGACGCGATCACTTTGACGAAAATGCCGCGGCGTTCACGCGCGAGTACATCACCGCGCATCCCGCGGTCGGCGCGTCGAACGTCTTCCTCGTCGAGGACACGGTCGCGCACAAAATCGTTTCCACGATGTTGTTGATTCCGCAGACCTGGTCGTACGCCGGCATTCCCTTCGCCGTCGGTCGCCCGGAAATGGTCGCAAGCGATCCGAACTATCGCCGGCGCGGCTTGGTGCGCGAACAGTTCGACACGTTGCACGCGCTCAGCGCGGCGATGGGACATCAGTTGCAGGGCATCACCGGCATTCCGTACTTTTATCGCCAGTTTGGGTACGAGTACGCGCTCGACCTGAGCGGCGGCAAGTTGCTCACGTTCGACGCGATTCCCGGACTGAAAGCAGGCGAGCCGGAACCGTACCGTTTGCGCGCGATGACGTACGACGATCTTGCGTTCGCCCAGTCGCTCTACGCGCGCGATTGCGCGCGGTCGCTCGTCGCGTGTCCGCGCACCGACGCGTACTGGCGATACTTGCTCGACGTATCGCCCGATTCGTACTGCAAGTGTCCGTTCAACATCATCGAAAACGCGGAAGGACGCGCGGTCGGCTATGTCGTGACCACGCGTGAGTTGGGCATGAATGCGTGGTATGGCACGTTCGAGTTCGCGGTGATCGAAGGACAATCCATGCGCGCAGTGATGCCGACGGTCTTGCGCGCAATGAAAGTGATGGCGCTCGACGAGGGCAAAAAGCAGAACAAGGAAATCAAGGGACTCTACCTGAACCTGGGTCGCGCGCACCCGGCGTACGACGCGATGCCGGAATTGCCCACGCGCATGCGCTCGGTGTACGGCTGGTACATTCGCGTCACCGATGTGCCGGCGTTCATCCATCACGTCGCACCTGCGCTCGAAACGAATCTGCAACAATCCGCGTTCGCGGGTCATACCGGCGAAATCAAGATCAACGAGTATCGTGGTGGGATGCGCTTGATTCTCGACAAGGGTAGTGTGCGCGCGGAGACATGGCAACCCATCGAGCACGAAGCGGACGCAGGTTTTCCGCCGCGAGTGTTTTTGCAATTACTGTTCGGTCGCCACTCGATGACGGAATTGCGCGAGGTCTATCCCGACGCGTGGGCAAAGGACGATGCGTGGTTCTTGCTTGACGCGTTGTTCCCGAAGCGCGGTTCGTTCGTGATCCCGGTGTGA
- a CDS encoding ABC-F family ATP-binding cassette domain-containing protein: protein MLQMTRLTKTYGIQTILDDVSFIVNAGERVGLIGPNGCGKTTLLRIIAGIEQPDRGVVSVRASLGYLAQGIALDDTRTLGEFVREGMPGFDAARARVESLAARMAQSSSDELLAEYGDAMARFDALGGYAVEPRCEEILAGLGLDVPPETPLAKLSGGQRTRAGLARLLLAEPALLLLDEPTNHLDMDALEWLERFIVRYRGAALIVSHDWAFLDATVTRILELDDKTHRVTEYAGNYSDYVEAKARAREKQFEAWQDQQDEIGRLQSAARHLRGIAQFRKGGKADSGDKFAKGFFANRGLETVRRAKQIERRVEHLLTDERVEKPARTYEMKLDFGAMPRGGQIGVTLDDLGFAYDERWLFRHANQTLRHGERIALVGANGSGKTTLLRVIAGELAPTEGSVRIGANVRLGYMPQEQETLDADATPIELIRALKPMDETATRHLLHFFLFTGDQVFTRVGALSYGERARLLLARLVVSGVNCLLLDEPINHLDIPSRARFVAALDAFPGTVLVATHDRAFIDQFATGIWSVREGTLKKYLDRAEMSR from the coding sequence ATGCTCCAAATGACGCGCCTTACCAAAACATACGGCATCCAAACGATCCTCGACGACGTGTCGTTCATCGTGAACGCGGGCGAACGCGTCGGGTTGATCGGACCGAATGGGTGCGGCAAGACGACGCTGCTACGAATTATCGCGGGCATCGAGCAACCGGATCGCGGCGTCGTGAGCGTGCGCGCGTCGCTTGGCTATCTCGCGCAAGGCATCGCGCTCGACGACACGCGCACGCTGGGCGAGTTCGTGCGCGAGGGCATGCCAGGATTCGACGCGGCGCGTGCGCGCGTCGAATCGCTTGCCGCGCGGATGGCGCAATCGTCGTCGGACGAACTGCTCGCCGAGTACGGCGACGCGATGGCGCGGTTCGACGCGCTCGGCGGTTATGCAGTCGAGCCGCGTTGCGAAGAAATTCTCGCAGGGCTGGGTCTGGATGTGCCGCCAGAGACGCCGCTTGCCAAGTTGAGCGGTGGGCAACGTACGCGTGCGGGGTTGGCACGATTGCTGCTCGCCGAACCGGCGTTGCTGTTGCTTGACGAGCCGACGAATCATCTCGACATGGACGCGCTCGAATGGTTGGAGCGATTCATCGTGCGGTATCGCGGTGCAGCGCTCATCGTTTCGCACGACTGGGCGTTTCTCGACGCGACGGTGACGCGCATTCTCGAACTGGACGACAAGACGCATCGCGTTACCGAGTACGCCGGCAACTATAGCGATTACGTCGAAGCGAAAGCGCGCGCGCGCGAAAAACAATTCGAAGCGTGGCAAGACCAGCAAGACGAAATCGGACGCTTGCAAAGCGCGGCACGGCATTTGCGCGGCATCGCGCAGTTTCGCAAGGGCGGCAAGGCAGACAGCGGCGACAAGTTCGCGAAAGGATTCTTTGCGAATCGCGGTCTCGAAACGGTTCGCCGCGCGAAACAAATCGAACGACGCGTCGAACACCTCTTGACGGATGAACGCGTCGAGAAACCGGCGCGCACGTACGAAATGAAGTTGGATTTCGGCGCGATGCCGCGCGGCGGACAAATCGGCGTGACATTGGACGACCTGGGATTTGCTTACGACGAACGATGGTTGTTTCGTCACGCGAATCAAACGTTGCGACACGGCGAACGTATCGCGCTCGTCGGCGCGAACGGGTCGGGCAAGACGACGTTGTTGCGCGTCATCGCGGGCGAACTCGCGCCGACGGAGGGGAGCGTGCGAATCGGTGCGAATGTGCGGCTGGGTTATATGCCGCAGGAACAAGAAACCCTGGATGCAGACGCGACACCGATTGAACTGATTCGCGCGCTCAAGCCGATGGACGAAACGGCGACGCGCCACTTGCTCCACTTTTTCTTGTTCACCGGCGACCAAGTGTTTACGCGCGTTGGCGCGCTGAGTTACGGCGAACGCGCGCGCTTGCTGCTTGCGCGTTTGGTCGTATCGGGTGTAAATTGTCTCTTGCTCGACGAGCCGATCAATCACCTGGATATTCCCTCGCGCGCGCGGTTCGTCGCCGCGCTCGACGCGTTTCCGGGGACGGTGCTCGTCGCGACACATGATCGCGCATTCATTGATCAATTCGCAACCGGCATCTGGTCGGTGCGTGAAGGAACGCTCAAAAAATATCTCGACCGTGCGGAAATGAGTCGCTAG
- a CDS encoding 2-oxo acid dehydrogenase subunit E2, which yields MGKDKFTIMPFSRERAVIVDALAVGAQRHIVHGLVEIDVTRVRAWMRDHKTETGESFSFTAFLVACLAQTIVEHKYVQAYRDWRNRLIVFDDVDVVTLIEAKAGGVAIPHIVRAANRKSFRAIHDELRAVQQRPARSAQRSGRLMRLGLYVPSFLRRWFFQIAARNPQWLKRTSGTTLVTSIGMFARTTGWGIGIVPLHTLALTVGSVSAKPGIVEGRIEAREYLDVTLSFDHDIVDGAPAARFARAFGERVERADGLDL from the coding sequence ATGGGCAAAGACAAATTCACCATCATGCCGTTTTCGCGCGAGCGCGCGGTGATTGTGGACGCGCTCGCGGTCGGCGCGCAACGACACATCGTTCACGGCTTGGTCGAGATAGATGTGACGCGCGTCCGCGCGTGGATGCGCGATCACAAAACCGAGACAGGCGAATCGTTTTCGTTTACCGCGTTTCTCGTCGCGTGCCTCGCACAGACAATCGTCGAACACAAGTACGTGCAGGCGTATCGCGATTGGCGCAATCGCCTCATCGTGTTCGACGACGTGGATGTCGTGACGTTGATCGAAGCAAAAGCCGGCGGCGTCGCGATTCCGCACATCGTCCGCGCGGCGAATCGCAAATCGTTCCGCGCGATTCACGACGAACTGCGCGCGGTGCAACAGCGTCCGGCGCGCAGCGCACAACGCTCGGGGCGATTGATGCGCCTGGGTCTGTACGTCCCCAGTTTTCTCCGGCGCTGGTTCTTTCAAATCGCTGCGCGCAATCCACAGTGGCTCAAGCGAACCTCGGGCACGACCCTGGTCACTTCGATTGGAATGTTCGCGCGTACTACCGGCTGGGGCATTGGGATCGTGCCGTTGCACACGCTCGCGTTGACGGTCGGCAGTGTATCGGCAAAGCCAGGTATCGTAGAGGGACGAATCGAAGCGCGCGAGTACCTCGACGTGACGTTGAGTTTCGATCACGATATTGTGGACGGCGCGCCCGCCGCGCGATTCGCGCGCGCGTTCGGCGAACGCGTCGAGCGCGCGGACGGATTGGATTTATAG
- a CDS encoding carbon-nitrogen hydrolase family protein has product MREVFVAIAQFHPRLGEPDKNLTRIGEIVDHICAAQKVNLIVLPELATTGYECGVKFTELAEQIPGFTIEDLGARAERYQTYIAFGMVIKHKVESVVYDGAVLIDPNGEVTGQYHKVHLKPEERPIFRGGYKFPVFETSFGMVGMLLGWDVAFPEATRSLALDNAELIVVPANWENATIEEWKTYIKTRALENSVFVAGANRIGDEYTYAFGGESVVMGPRGETYAHVGRDENDRPKEAYAIAKIDLDHVKKYREELQTMQSRQPATYRAVVRNY; this is encoded by the coding sequence ATGCGTGAAGTGTTTGTGGCGATCGCGCAATTCCATCCACGTCTCGGCGAGCCGGATAAAAACCTGACGCGCATCGGCGAGATCGTGGACCACATCTGCGCCGCGCAAAAAGTCAACCTGATCGTGTTGCCGGAACTCGCGACGACCGGCTACGAGTGCGGCGTCAAATTCACCGAACTCGCGGAGCAAATCCCAGGATTCACGATTGAGGACCTGGGCGCGCGCGCGGAACGGTACCAGACCTACATCGCGTTCGGCATGGTCATCAAGCACAAGGTCGAGAGCGTCGTCTACGACGGCGCGGTGCTCATTGATCCGAACGGCGAAGTCACGGGACAGTACCACAAAGTCCACTTGAAACCGGAAGAACGTCCGATTTTTCGCGGCGGCTATAAATTTCCGGTGTTCGAAACCTCGTTCGGCATGGTTGGCATGTTGCTCGGCTGGGACGTTGCGTTTCCCGAAGCGACGCGGTCGCTCGCGCTCGACAACGCCGAGTTGATCGTCGTGCCGGCGAATTGGGAGAACGCGACGATTGAAGAGTGGAAGACGTACATCAAAACGCGCGCGCTCGAAAATTCGGTGTTCGTCGCGGGCGCGAATCGCATCGGCGACGAGTACACGTACGCGTTCGGCGGCGAGAGTGTCGTGATGGGTCCGCGCGGCGAGACGTACGCGCACGTCGGTCGCGACGAGAATGATCGTCCGAAAGAAGCGTACGCGATTGCGAAAATTGATCTCGACCACGTAAAAAAATATCGCGAGGAATTGCAAACGATGCAGAGCCGTCAGCCGGCGACGTATCGCGCGGTAGTGCGAAATTATTAG
- a CDS encoding RecQ family ATP-dependent DNA helicase translates to MIVPDLHTALDHHFGFAAFRAGQHDALDATLSARDALVVMPTGSGKSLCFQLSALLLADTTLVISPLVALMKDQVDALVARGKRATYINSTLSAEEQQNKLNILARGWYKIVYVAPERLRNAAFLDALKHTRVALLAVDEAHCISQWGHDFRPDYLRLREFADALNRPPMIALTATATPQVQTDIIAQLGLRAPIKIVTGFNRPNLALRVRYTPDDDAKRRELAALLREHTGSAIIYAGTRRGTEEISAFCGEVTRAPAAFYHAGMADDERTRVQDAFMRDKIKIIVATNAFGMGVDKPDIRAVIHYAIPSTVEAYYQEIGRAGRDGEPARVVLLYSPKDRELQEWFIENDAPEPRQVAHLYQILQRAKNWVSPGYLQRATNLNDSKLQLALRQLELAGALKRLGDARGLIGVEVTPNVTLNLAESEAETEKRRAHRRKLLAQIIAYAETNQCRRQFILRYFGDAGNADAPDCCDNHRAATTAPTRRAESAEEWVPLVILETARTLQRQVGTQKLAQILHGSHAQEILQFGYTRHKFYGKLADYRVGEIENVIEQLLKQGYLKTIGGKYPVAQITPLGEETVNTRAAIAIELPRAPSPTARAETHHTRQAGGTVARTLALVQQGKLPAEIAQERDLAISTIYGHLEQLVTEGKVLADQLVPADVREQICAGMREWNGQWLSDLKARLPAAITYEQIRLVVAAEKKK, encoded by the coding sequence ATGATTGTTCCCGACCTGCACACCGCGCTCGACCACCACTTTGGCTTTGCCGCGTTTCGCGCCGGGCAACACGACGCGCTCGACGCGACGCTCTCCGCACGCGACGCGCTCGTCGTGATGCCGACCGGTTCCGGCAAATCGCTCTGCTTTCAACTCTCCGCGCTTTTGCTTGCCGACACCACGCTCGTCATTTCCCCACTCGTCGCGTTGATGAAGGACCAGGTGGACGCGCTCGTCGCGCGCGGCAAACGCGCGACCTATATCAACAGCACGCTCTCCGCCGAGGAACAACAAAACAAACTGAACATTCTCGCGCGCGGGTGGTACAAGATCGTCTACGTCGCGCCGGAGCGATTACGCAACGCGGCGTTTCTCGACGCGCTCAAGCACACGCGCGTCGCCCTGCTCGCGGTGGACGAGGCGCATTGCATTTCGCAGTGGGGTCACGATTTTCGCCCGGACTATTTGCGGCTTCGCGAATTCGCCGACGCGCTAAATCGCCCGCCGATGATCGCGTTGACCGCGACCGCGACGCCCCAAGTGCAAACCGACATTATCGCGCAACTCGGTTTGCGCGCACCCATCAAGATCGTCACCGGATTCAATCGTCCGAATCTCGCGTTGCGCGTGCGCTACACGCCGGACGATGACGCGAAACGCCGCGAGCTTGCCGCGCTACTGCGCGAGCATACCGGGAGCGCGATCATCTACGCCGGCACGCGCCGCGGGACCGAAGAGATCAGCGCGTTTTGCGGCGAGGTCACACGCGCGCCCGCGGCGTTCTATCACGCGGGCATGGCGGACGACGAACGCACGCGCGTGCAAGACGCGTTTATGCGCGACAAGATCAAAATCATTGTTGCGACGAACGCGTTCGGGATGGGCGTGGACAAGCCGGACATTCGCGCGGTGATTCATTACGCGATTCCCAGCACGGTCGAGGCGTACTATCAAGAGATCGGTCGCGCGGGACGCGATGGCGAACCGGCGCGCGTCGTTCTGCTCTATTCACCGAAAGACCGCGAACTGCAAGAATGGTTCATCGAGAACGACGCGCCCGAGCCACGCCAGGTCGCGCACTTGTATCAAATTCTCCAACGCGCCAAGAACTGGGTCTCGCCCGGTTATTTGCAGCGCGCGACCAACTTGAATGATTCGAAATTGCAACTCGCGTTGCGCCAACTCGAACTTGCCGGCGCGCTCAAACGTTTGGGCGATGCGCGCGGCTTGATCGGCGTCGAGGTCACGCCCAACGTGACGCTCAACCTGGCAGAGAGCGAAGCCGAAACCGAAAAGCGCCGCGCACACCGGCGCAAACTGCTCGCGCAGATAATCGCGTACGCGGAGACGAATCAATGCCGCCGGCAATTTATTCTCCGCTACTTTGGCGACGCGGGCAACGCGGACGCGCCGGACTGTTGCGACAATCATCGCGCGGCGACGACCGCGCCGACGCGGCGCGCGGAGAGCGCGGAGGAGTGGGTCCCACTCGTGATTCTCGAAACCGCGCGCACGTTGCAACGCCAGGTCGGCACGCAGAAACTCGCGCAAATTTTGCACGGCTCGCACGCGCAGGAAATTCTCCAATTCGGATACACGCGCCATAAATTCTACGGTAAACTCGCAGATTATCGCGTCGGCGAAATCGAAAACGTGATCGAGCAATTGCTGAAGCAAGGTTATTTGAAAACGATTGGCGGCAAATATCCGGTCGCGCAGATCACGCCGTTGGGTGAAGAGACGGTCAACACGCGCGCCGCGATTGCAATCGAGTTGCCGCGCGCGCCATCGCCGACCGCGCGCGCCGAGACGCATCACACGCGCCAAGCCGGCGGCACGGTCGCGCGTACGCTCGCGCTCGTACAGCAAGGCAAGTTGCCGGCAGAGATCGCGCAAGAACGCGATTTGGCGATCAGTACGATTTACGGACATCTCGAACAACTCGTCACGGAGGGCAAGGTTCTCGCGGACCAACTGGTGCCGGCAGATGTGCGCGAACAGATTTGCGCGGGCATGCGCGAGTGGAATGGACAATGGCTTTCGGATCTCAAAGCGCGATTGCCCGCCGCCATCACGTACGAACAGATTCGCTTGGTCGTCGCGGCGGAAAAGAAAAAGTAG
- a CDS encoding PIN domain-containing protein produces the protein MIFVDSSVWIAIIDETDRHHQEARESYIDVIQSTSPVVTSQFILAETYTHLRYSVGHHKAVHFHRLVIEAQEKKLLRISWADQTIFDAAWRMFEKYADQNFSFVDCTSFALMRAHKIKTAFAFDDDFRVMGFEVKP, from the coding sequence ATGATCTTTGTGGATTCCAGTGTTTGGATTGCAATCATTGATGAAACAGACCGCCATCATCAAGAGGCGCGCGAGTCTTATATTGACGTGATCCAGAGCACATCGCCCGTCGTCACATCGCAATTTATTTTAGCAGAAACGTATACCCACCTTCGCTATTCTGTCGGGCATCACAAAGCCGTACATTTTCATCGTCTCGTGATCGAAGCGCAAGAAAAAAAGTTGCTCCGTATATCGTGGGCTGACCAAACCATCTTTGACGCGGCATGGCGTATGTTCGAAAAATACGCTGACCAAAATTTTTCATTCGTTGACTGCACGAGTTTCGCATTGATGCGCGCACATAAAATCAAAACCGCGTTCGCGTTCGACGACGACTTTCGCGTGATGGGATTCGAGGTCAAGCCATGA
- a CDS encoding ribbon-helix-helix protein, CopG family, with protein sequence MKRTQIYLSDDLYETLRRTAFEQRKSIAQIAREALETHLGEPRVAREQTATYAPRALPTRTRRAKKIVSKKTPRRVTRELKDNPLYQMIGIANSGLGDLAENHDYYLLEYEKRKRK encoded by the coding sequence ATGAAACGCACGCAAATCTATCTCAGCGACGACCTGTACGAAACCTTGCGCCGCACCGCGTTCGAGCAACGCAAGTCCATCGCGCAAATCGCGCGCGAGGCGCTCGAAACGCACCTCGGCGAACCGCGCGTCGCGCGCGAGCAAACCGCGACGTACGCACCGCGCGCGTTGCCAACGAGAACACGTCGCGCGAAAAAAATCGTTAGCAAGAAAACGCCCCGCCGTGTCACGCGCGAGTTAAAAGACAATCCGCTTTATCAAATGATCGGCATCGCCAATAGCGGTCTTGGCGATTTGGCGGAGAACCACGATTATTATTTGCTTGAATACGAAAAAAGGAAACGCAAATGA
- the lysA gene encoding diaminopimelate decarboxylase has translation MNLDLFSMHARVNARNHLEIAGCDAIALAREFGTPLYVYDDAHLRTRAAELRDAFRARWRNSLILYATKAYYSPYLARIFKEADLGIDVTSEGELEIARRVGLDPERIYLHGNNKTLAEIRAAFALGVTHVVVDNLDEIELLAQIADAMNVMPQVLLRLAPAIDPHTHRYMATGIAESKFGLPMQTGAAMQAVHRVAALAPRVQLVGLHVHIGSQVFELEPYRDAVRAVFDFADELRDAVGVELREIDLGGGWGVPYSDAQSSLAVATVAEAIVSEIENRKPLHRPQGQVSKIENPQLLFEPGRALVAQSAVALYTIGSIKEIAGVRTYVAVDGGMGDNVRPALYGAQYTARVANKMNDAPTQRVAIAGRYCEQGDLLIENVDLPCVAAGDLLAIPCAGAYQIPMSSNYNLIPRPAVIAVRDGNVRVIRRRETIDDMLRCEVDE, from the coding sequence ATGAATCTCGATCTTTTTTCTATGCACGCGCGCGTCAACGCGCGCAACCATCTCGAAATCGCCGGCTGCGATGCCATCGCCCTGGCGCGCGAATTCGGCACGCCGCTCTATGTGTACGATGACGCGCATTTGCGAACGCGCGCCGCGGAATTGCGCGACGCGTTTCGCGCGCGCTGGCGCAATTCACTGATCCTGTACGCGACCAAGGCGTACTATTCGCCGTACCTCGCGCGCATTTTCAAAGAAGCGGATCTCGGCATTGACGTGACCTCCGAAGGCGAATTAGAAATCGCGCGGCGCGTGGGACTCGACCCGGAGAGAATTTATTTGCACGGCAACAACAAGACGCTGGCCGAAATTCGCGCCGCGTTTGCACTCGGCGTGACGCACGTGGTCGTTGACAATCTCGACGAGATCGAATTGCTCGCGCAGATCGCCGACGCGATGAACGTGATGCCCCAGGTGCTCTTGCGTCTCGCGCCCGCGATTGATCCGCACACGCATCGTTACATGGCGACCGGCATTGCCGAATCGAAATTTGGTTTGCCGATGCAGACCGGCGCGGCGATGCAGGCGGTTCACCGCGTTGCCGCGCTCGCGCCGCGCGTGCAACTCGTCGGCTTGCACGTTCACATTGGTTCGCAAGTGTTCGAACTCGAACCGTATCGCGATGCGGTGCGCGCCGTGTTCGATTTCGCGGACGAACTACGCGATGCGGTCGGCGTCGAACTGCGCGAGATAGACCTCGGCGGCGGTTGGGGCGTGCCGTACTCTGACGCGCAATCATCGCTTGCGGTTGCAACCGTCGCCGAAGCAATCGTATCCGAAATCGAAAATCGAAAACCCTTGCACCGCCCGCAAGGGCAGGTGTCGAAAATCGAAAATCCCCAATTGCTTTTTGAACCTGGGAGAGCGTTGGTCGCGCAATCCGCGGTCGCGCTGTACACGATTGGCTCGATCAAGGAAATCGCCGGCGTCCGCACGTACGTCGCGGTGGATGGCGGGATGGGCGACAATGTGCGTCCCGCGTTGTACGGCGCGCAGTACACCGCGCGAGTCGCGAACAAGATGAACGACGCGCCGACGCAACGCGTTGCGATTGCCGGGCGGTACTGCGAGCAAGGCGACCTGCTCATCGAGAATGTAGATTTACCGTGCGTCGCCGCCGGCGATCTGCTCGCGATTCCGTGCGCGGGCGCGTATCAAATTCCGATGTCAAGCAATTACAACCTGATCCCGCGTCCGGCGGTGATCGCGGTGCGCGATGGCAACGTGCGTGTGATTCGCCGGCGTGAGACGATTGACGATATGTTGCGGTGTGAAGTTGATGAGTGA
- a CDS encoding UDP-N-acetylmuramoyl-L-alanyl-D-glutamate--2,6-diaminopimelate ligase has product MNLLSLLRALPAQAIQDERDIEITAITCDSRAVIPGALFVAIPGVNVDGARFIPDAIQRGAVAIVAESPIPNPQLPTTNLILVPNARSALAHLCAAWHDFPSRKLRVIGVTGTDGKTTTCALAASILRAAGHQVGAITTVGATIGDAELDTGLHTTTPDASDVQHYLAQMVDAGMQYAIIEATSEGLAQRRLDAVEFDIAAVTNITHEHLYYHQTWENYRDAKAMLFRALATAYRKPRTAKVAVLNADDNARGAFDFLRAIPAEERIIYSANLQFAIRNLQFVIARDILHDTRGLRFVVDTPFGELPITTPLIGRFNVSNILAAIGIGIARRVPFDAMREGIARVSGVLGRMQVMQDAPFTVIVDFAHTPNALHVALDTVREFARGRVIVVFGCAGLRDVAKRAMMGEVAGKLADKIIVTAEDPRTESLAAINAQIAEGLQRAGRREREDYFIIEERGDAIAFAIQSARAGDVVIVCGKGHERSMCFGATEFSWSDQDAVTTALAKIK; this is encoded by the coding sequence ATGAATCTCCTTTCTCTTCTTCGCGCGCTGCCCGCGCAAGCCATTCAAGACGAACGCGATATTGAAATCACCGCGATCACTTGCGATTCGCGCGCCGTCATTCCCGGCGCGCTTTTCGTCGCGATTCCCGGCGTGAATGTGGACGGCGCGCGTTTCATTCCCGACGCGATTCAACGCGGCGCGGTCGCCATCGTCGCCGAATCCCCAATCCCCAATCCCCAATTACCAACTACCAATCTAATTCTTGTCCCCAACGCTCGCTCTGCGCTCGCACACCTCTGCGCCGCGTGGCACGATTTTCCATCGCGCAAATTACGCGTGATCGGCGTAACCGGCACGGATGGCAAGACGACGACGTGCGCGCTCGCCGCGTCCATCTTGCGCGCGGCGGGACACCAGGTCGGCGCGATCACGACCGTGGGCGCGACGATTGGCGACGCCGAGTTGGACACCGGCTTGCACACGACGACGCCGGACGCGTCGGACGTGCAACACTATCTCGCGCAGATGGTGGATGCGGGGATGCAGTACGCGATCATCGAAGCGACCTCCGAAGGACTGGCGCAACGTCGCCTCGACGCGGTCGAGTTCGACATCGCCGCGGTGACGAACATTACGCACGAGCACTTGTATTATCACCAGACCTGGGAAAATTATCGCGACGCGAAAGCGATGTTGTTTCGCGCGCTCGCAACCGCGTACCGCAAACCGCGCACGGCGAAGGTCGCGGTGTTGAACGCGGACGACAACGCACGCGGCGCGTTCGATTTTTTGCGCGCGATTCCGGCAGAGGAACGAATCATCTACAGCGCAAATTTGCAATTTGCAATTCGTAATTTGCAATTCGTAATTGCGCGCGATATTCTTCACGATACGCGCGGTTTGCGGTTTGTGGTTGATACGCCATTTGGCGAATTACCAATTACCACTCCCCTCATCGGGCGATTCAACGTGTCGAACATTCTCGCGGCGATTGGCATCGGCATCGCGCGGCGCGTGCCGTTCGACGCGATGCGCGAGGGAATCGCGCGCGTGAGTGGCGTACTCGGCAGAATGCAAGTGATGCAGGATGCGCCATTTACGGTGATTGTGGATTTCGCGCACACGCCGAACGCGTTGCACGTCGCGCTCGATACTGTGCGCGAGTTTGCGCGCGGACGCGTGATCGTCGTGTTCGGTTGCGCGGGACTGCGCGATGTGGCAAAGCGCGCGATGATGGGCGAGGTCGCGGGGAAACTCGCGGACAAGATCATCGTCACTGCTGAAGACCCGCGCACCGAATCGCTCGCGGCGATCAACGCGCAAATCGCGGAAGGGTTGCAACGCGCGGGACGACGCGAACGCGAGGATTATTTCATCATCGAGGAGCGCGGGGACGCGATTGCGTTCGCGATTCAAAGCGCGCGTGCGGGTGATGTGGTGATCGTCTGCGGCAAGGGACATGAACGTTCGATGTGTTTCGGCGCGACCGAATTTTCGTGGAGTGACCAGGACGCGGTGACGACCGCGCTCGCCAAAATAAAATGA